Proteins from one Salmonella bongori NCTC 12419 genomic window:
- a CDS encoding replication endonuclease, translated as MGEIDYAFVWNFPKQAIASPYLTYDQQYRRDRMLAALLHARKVLSLQPECVRFDVYRTAAVLEKNQGSQRANAFLISFCKRVLPRLELVAKKYECAGINSNVSAAVFGSHFDTELMQYLASRMVNMVARYNRLPDMSRADIDLLAADIANFIRAELADIDDTGFSELKTLYTWYMRAGFISLQFNVTPPHWERVTKKYVGEDEIAPAIARMFNDVWWRGRLRRIAAAWREHLQITVGNVSKKKHAYASKNCVTDWREQKRRTREFLKGLDLEDEDGNRISLIEKFDGSVANPAIRRCELMTRIRGFENICNELGYVGEFYTLTAPSKYHATTKGGYRNSKWNGASPSDTQSYLTGLWARIRAKLHRKEIRIFGIRVAEPHHDGTPHWHMLMFMLPEDVERVRLIIRDYAWEEDRHELKSDKAKKARFHAEAIDPEKGSATGYVAKYISKNIDGYALDDETDDESGELLKETAPAVSAWAARWHIRQFQFIGGAPVTVYRELRRLADTEVAHGLSVEFAAVHDAADAGDWAGYVNAQGGPFVRRDDLQVRTLYEPRTEFNQYGEETVCIRGVYDSAIGAGTPILTRLTQWKIVPKRAVDLAVDVKGAPAPSRSSVNNCTGSESDPPELDLSKPLSRREKRELTNRLRKQKPAIRRKFIHGTDEQNAAIAKTIDEIHLTTGITISRGEALHLMAGGKSCFNGKWLRGTAKGEIFTSAPSYQAKARIILNRVAALAELATKI; from the coding sequence ATGGGTGAGATTGATTATGCCTTTGTATGGAATTTTCCAAAACAGGCAATAGCCAGCCCATATCTTACCTATGACCAACAATATCGCCGCGACCGTATGCTCGCGGCTTTGCTGCATGCGAGAAAGGTGCTTTCTCTCCAGCCTGAATGCGTGCGTTTTGATGTTTATCGCACCGCTGCTGTGCTGGAGAAAAATCAGGGCAGTCAACGAGCCAATGCCTTTTTAATAAGTTTCTGCAAAAGGGTATTGCCACGTCTTGAACTGGTCGCAAAAAAATACGAGTGCGCGGGTATCAACAGCAATGTATCAGCCGCTGTTTTTGGCAGTCATTTTGATACTGAACTTATGCAATATCTGGCGTCACGCATGGTCAATATGGTTGCCAGATATAACCGACTCCCGGACATGTCACGCGCCGATATCGACCTTTTGGCCGCTGATATCGCGAATTTCATTCGCGCTGAACTGGCTGACATTGATGACACCGGATTTAGCGAGCTTAAAACGCTGTACACCTGGTACATGCGCGCCGGTTTTATTTCTCTGCAATTCAATGTTACCCCTCCGCATTGGGAGCGAGTGACAAAGAAATATGTCGGAGAAGATGAAATCGCCCCGGCCATCGCTCGCATGTTTAACGATGTGTGGTGGCGTGGTCGTCTTCGTCGCATTGCGGCTGCATGGCGCGAACATCTGCAAATTACTGTCGGTAACGTCAGTAAGAAAAAGCATGCCTATGCGAGTAAAAACTGCGTGACTGACTGGCGTGAACAAAAGCGCCGCACTCGTGAATTTCTCAAAGGTCTGGATCTCGAAGACGAAGACGGCAACCGTATCAGCCTGATTGAAAAATTTGACGGCTCGGTCGCTAACCCTGCGATACGCCGCTGCGAGCTGATGACCCGCATCCGTGGGTTTGAAAATATCTGCAATGAACTCGGATACGTCGGGGAGTTTTACACTCTGACCGCACCGTCTAAATATCATGCCACGACTAAAGGGGGATACCGTAACAGCAAATGGAACGGCGCCAGCCCGTCGGACACGCAGAGCTACCTAACCGGCCTTTGGGCGCGCATTCGTGCCAAGCTACATCGGAAAGAAATTCGCATTTTCGGCATACGTGTTGCCGAGCCTCATCACGACGGAACGCCGCATTGGCACATGCTTATGTTCATGTTGCCAGAAGACGTCGAGCGCGTGCGCCTCATCATCCGCGATTATGCATGGGAGGAAGACCGCCACGAACTTAAAAGTGATAAGGCTAAAAAAGCCCGCTTTCATGCTGAGGCTATCGACCCGGAGAAAGGCAGTGCTACCGGTTATGTCGCGAAATACATTTCTAAAAACATCGACGGTTATGCTCTCGATGACGAGACCGATGACGAAAGCGGTGAGCTGCTAAAAGAGACGGCGCCCGCCGTTTCAGCATGGGCGGCGCGCTGGCACATCCGTCAGTTTCAGTTTATCGGCGGTGCGCCGGTGACGGTCTACCGTGAATTGCGTCGTCTCGCTGATACCGAGGTCGCGCACGGTCTGAGCGTTGAGTTTGCCGCCGTCCATGATGCCGCTGACGCCGGTGACTGGGCTGGTTACGTTAATGCGCAGGGTGGGCCGTTTGTCCGTCGCGATGATTTGCAGGTGCGCACACTGTATGAACCGCGCACCGAGTTTAATCAGTATGGTGAGGAAACCGTCTGCATTCGTGGCGTATACGATTCCGCTATTGGTGCTGGCACTCCGATTTTAACCCGGCTAACGCAGTGGAAAATTGTGCCGAAGCGTGCCGTTGATTTGGCCGTTGACGTTAAGGGCGCTCCTGCGCCCTCTCGGAGTTCTGTCAATAACTGTACGGGAAGCGAAAGCGATCCACCGGAACTCGATTTATCTAAACCCCTAAGTCGACGTGAAAAACGAGAGCTGACAAACCGACTCAGGAAGCAAAAGCCAGCAATACGGCGAAAATTTATCCACGGAACGGATGAGCAAAACGCAGCTATAGCGAAAACTATCGACGAGATACATCTGACTACCGGCATCACAATCAGCCGGGGCGAAGCCCTGCACCTGATGGCCGGTGGTAAAAGTTGCTTTAACGGTAAATGGTTGAGAGGAACGGCCAAGGGAGAAATATTTACCTCAGCACCATCGTATCAGGCTAAGGCTAGGATAATCCTCAATCGTGTTGCGGCTTTAGCTGAACTCGCAACGAAAATATAA
- a CDS encoding TraR/DksA family transcriptional regulator, with protein MADAMDLAQQREQEDRERHISNARSRIAAPSRFLCEECDAPIPEARRAAIPGVAFCVTCQQIAELKLKHYRGAI; from the coding sequence ATGGCCGACGCAATGGATTTAGCACAACAGCGCGAGCAGGAAGACCGCGAGCGCCACATCAGCAACGCGCGCAGCCGTATCGCTGCGCCTTCCCGTTTTCTTTGCGAAGAATGTGACGCACCAATCCCGGAAGCTCGCCGCGCTGCGATTCCGGGCGTGGCTTTTTGCGTGACCTGCCAGCAAATCGCCGAACTTAAATTAAAACACTATCGGGGTGCGATATGA
- a CDS encoding DUF2732 domain-containing protein, with amino-acid sequence MRNTEIRSFNTDSDALAVLLIDAKKEERKDRALAVSIRLEALAIHITKEGMSGTEAAELLRREATRFENESQELH; translated from the coding sequence ATGCGTAATACCGAAATCCGTAGTTTTAACACTGATAGTGATGCGCTGGCCGTATTGCTGATCGATGCAAAAAAAGAAGAGCGTAAAGACCGCGCGCTCGCTGTTTCCATCCGCCTTGAGGCGCTGGCTATCCATATCACCAAAGAGGGTATGAGCGGCACCGAAGCTGCCGAACTGCTGCGTCGTGAAGCAACCCGCTTTGAGAATGAATCACAGGAGCTGCACTAA
- a CDS encoding phage filamentation protein Fil family protein codes for MLKSEPSFASLLVKQSPGMHYGHGWIAGKDGKRWHPSHSQSELLKGLKTKPPKSSGFLIIRIVHFIIKGVKHVTR; via the coding sequence ATGCTGAAAAGTGAACCGTCATTCGCGTCTCTGCTCGTTAAACAAAGCCCCGGCATGCACTACGGCCACGGCTGGATCGCAGGTAAGGACGGCAAGCGCTGGCACCCGAGCCACTCACAGTCCGAATTATTAAAAGGGCTGAAAACAAAGCCGCCGAAATCGTCAGGTTTTTTAATTATTCGTATTGTCCACTTTATTATTAAAGGGGTTAAACATGTCACGCGATGA
- a CDS encoding phage regulatory CII family protein: MFDFQISKHPHYDEACRAFAQRHNMAKLAERAGMNVQTLRNKLNPEQPHQFTPPELWLLTDLTEDSTLVDGFLAQIHCLPCVPVNELAKDKLQSYVMRAMSELGELASGAASDERLTSARKHNMIESVNAGIRMLSLSALALHARLQTNPAMSSVVDTMSGIGASFGLI, translated from the coding sequence ATGTTTGATTTTCAGATTTCCAAACATCCCCACTATGACGAAGCGTGCAGGGCTTTTGCGCAGCGTCACAACATGGCGAAGCTTGCCGAGCGTGCGGGTATGAATGTTCAGACGTTACGTAACAAGCTCAACCCGGAACAGCCTCACCAGTTCACGCCGCCTGAATTGTGGCTGCTGACTGACCTGACCGAAGATTCAACCCTCGTTGATGGTTTTCTGGCGCAGATTCATTGCCTGCCATGCGTGCCGGTTAATGAGCTGGCTAAAGACAAATTGCAGTCTTATGTCATGCGTGCAATGAGTGAACTCGGCGAGCTGGCGAGCGGTGCAGCCTCTGACGAGCGCCTGACCTCTGCCCGTAAGCACAACATGATTGAAAGCGTTAATGCTGGCATTCGCATGTTGTCGTTGTCGGCGCTGGCGTTGCATGCGCGTCTGCAGACTAATCCCGCTATGTCGAGCGTGGTCGATACCATGAGCGGTATTGGCGCATCCTTCGGGCTGATTTGA
- a CDS encoding phage repressor protein CI, with protein sequence MRIDSLGWSNVDVLDRICEAYGFSQKIQLANHFDIASSSLSNRYTRGAISYDFAAHCALETGANLQWLLTGKGQPFTSSATAEDTMSIELFTLSEEILKSDGSITVDAHFFTKPLTDAMAIRTEGKLHFIDKQASLSDGLWLVDIEGGISIRELTKLPGRKLHVTGGKVPFECGIDDIKTLGRVVGVYSEVN encoded by the coding sequence ATGAGAATAGATTCTTTAGGATGGAGCAACGTTGATGTACTGGATCGCATCTGCGAGGCTTACGGGTTTTCACAGAAAATTCAGCTAGCTAACCATTTCGATATTGCATCGAGCTCCCTCTCTAACAGATATACCCGAGGCGCTATTTCGTATGACTTTGCGGCACACTGCGCTCTTGAAACAGGGGCCAATCTGCAGTGGTTACTTACAGGAAAAGGGCAACCGTTCACATCTTCTGCGACAGCCGAGGACACAATGAGCATCGAGTTATTCACATTAAGTGAAGAAATACTCAAAAGTGATGGTTCTATAACAGTCGACGCTCATTTTTTCACAAAGCCGCTTACAGATGCGATGGCTATACGAACGGAAGGAAAACTCCATTTCATTGATAAGCAGGCATCACTCTCTGACGGCCTTTGGCTGGTCGACATAGAGGGTGGAATTAGTATTCGAGAGCTAACAAAACTCCCGGGTAGAAAATTGCACGTTACTGGTGGAAAGGTTCCTTTTGAGTGCGGTATTGATGACATAAAGACGCTGGGTAGAGTGGTAGGTGTGTACAGCGAGGTTAATTGA